One Fusarium poae strain DAOMC 252244 chromosome 4, whole genome shotgun sequence DNA window includes the following coding sequences:
- a CDS encoding hypothetical protein (BUSCO:2300at5125), with translation MASELEGLIASLLVHISCYGEEGCLVQDVLKAIHHPSAHTEALPKGNSTVQDRTAAIIWSWLVARRDISVGADREYNHLSLDEVLALSSSDGAPGQDAEASGSQPENSTSTSNVRVRASEDTMWESLTGHAVDYKRVPKSEWMLLLGIASTTTQGILQGDLGRLTDQDKRSVPKRTDSLLKKGYIVKRTTLVRGTKTSKMWLKLFAPPLPKDSEGTDEVRPDMTLTRQVLVEDLEPVPWRTRWIGESIDYIALATTIMAIVKEWGVIQMKDMKSKLGVLGMRWQMKVLAKVCRFLNQRGVIQYVAAKLGEKVFKDCVKYVRDLNSEDWSLYLSTGKRKSKTPRNPDLDGLDGNKQLIGQASNVPEISKAPPWSLDKPVPVIIAEMAKQLGDTGLTNPDVYALTLGPSYSRHLSSMTTALSVPELQPPHLAHFQIYSEHTRSGKVASYRYFAPNDLPDPPTMMDTTDQPSVTDSYGFPPVQPTVSSSEASPTLAELCNMGMARRTTKGRPKKPKAKKEKPVPAPKKKAGRKRREETSEIHTQSDVAVEARKPQEVAVPQEIVVSQEAVTPREAAPTQAQEKTAKEPENPPQEIPKHVEATQTENDGTKQQNAALEPEKVDELMVTLKVPPYVLKEPPEAPQAALITPMRPTRTRSTRSSAKKPETEFTETTAENEESQTQESISSEPKEDCSNEQLVSGRKRGRPKKGEVRKKRNEEQPDGIPTPSKSWVCEKCGKAWKNDNGLLYHLTKSRTACNPSFEEPVVTPAQRGRKRAAPEMEVEEQTNATPITDKPQDEEGEEEEEVTAEDNTEPPNEEDNDQETGSDKHMEKKQQDKESSLVREDEPTPKRVSTMRGPVAARPTWSSRPTVSFKVHSNTELRRPPVTMFNSPRQSSLLNGTNGALVQGENSQLRPILGSLNRFNLPGGSQKTHGLKSERNGSQLPTTSYQEQPKSSQPGTNETPSKSGSVAKAKTPTTVGTPLSKAVMNSRISQIVQGILEEQQGVFPGGKSLWTAITLRWTESYSEVAPQIRTYQAAVRELLKNKSAAEHWLTFRSKKGVTEKCHIIVRPEIDPFSPEAEKVVEKIKDAHPDPYLPPPFDAQVDSDLLKRGRRDLPEEVEMLDAPVYVARAAQKRAAQDEYDDDGDDFPPPQKRGRKRKSMFPEGRPSKSRAYQNEMGEPMRYEHFESSQGAPEALQFLDPNTFLDEDDVEGSEHYFSNRFGTAWQQGFSAHPSSEIVFDKPIIVSGYDGIWPYITPQDFEMQGASYTLKGWMPDSNWFAWSSMIDMIDRKAHSLNRQSLQRDGRLSQYQSFVARTYICTDLERAWSDSFIHAPPGAAGPYNIFVSFFSEAGDETIETPTVSWPSVWQLTPKSFSENVPDRALLVDASDEEEDEDDDSSEWPSFPAFLQKPGYRISRARRRGRGGRPRGSGSRLRASARQTPQQPRVKRVRLVTRALMSLPENTDQPPSQIDPAPLIRGEEAERLLAALVAVRVLLGGADKSIDWGLLLKLFPDLSIKDMRRFWVDARRDQGAYTRKLTKDFQDRFIIAYSKNELPEIDFEDPMDYDWYSLIDWTLELPRRRGIDLPATRVALENDFTFQDVTPHDEEDPREKFYNPQTSVFARFEAIATPTVVAVEKMLSGPNVEHIEITENDIARSWVRSLCCTDESRYTVEQIKHKFSTLAGGDQDKINLLLKEAIDALTQQRIICKSKRPPLSGRPFRLNEQFGHVLSKLAQRTKYKDAADFKTQLDATFRRGEAYRIPFTLNDGSVMALINLNASERIRLVPVNVPHIPLGFKPGQYEMRKLEKSLYSHDLEAVPTDLYKYDEEIDVLRKTVFEGPPAAGKDKNSVLPQWVDFFGRREGERWMDVLGAFCFVYANRGLLTIEGVCNALKPVLEEFEAKLIMDWGVKTGVLKYSEEGLGLMVGEWWWLAVPWQWGRQFKHTGYNESMD, from the exons ATGGCGTCAGAGCTTGAAGGCTTGATCGCGAGCCTTTTGGTGCATATCTCATGCtatggagaagaag GGTGTCTCGTACAAGATGTTTTGAAAGCAATTCATCATCCCTCAGCTCACACAGAAGCACTACCAAAAGGCAACTCTACTGTACAAGACCGTACTGCTGCTATCATCTGGagttggcttgttgcaagaCGGGATATTTCTGTTGGCGCTGATCGCGAGTACAATCATCTTTCCTTAGATGAAGTTCTAGCGCTTTCATCTTCTGATGGTGCCCCTGGACAAGATGCAGAGGCGTCGGGATCGCAGCCAGAAAACTCGACATCAACCAGCAATGTTCGTGTGCGCGCTTCCGAAGACACGATGTGGGAATCCCTCACTGGCCATGCTGTTGATTACAAGCGAGTTCCCAAATCCGAGTGGATGTTACTTTTGGGCATAGCTTCAACAACCACACAGGGAATTCTCCAGGGAGATCTTGGGCGCCTGACTGATCAAGACAAACGATCTGTGCCGAAAAGGACGGATTCCCTTCTCAAAAAAGGTTACATCGTCAAGAGAACAACTCTTGTTCGCGGAACTAAAACAAGCAAGATGTGGCTGAAGCTCTTCGCCCCTCCTTTGCCCAAAGACAGTGAAGGCACAGACGAAGTTCGACCTGACATGACACTGACTCGACAAGTACTCGTCGAGGATCTCGAGCCCGTTCCATGGCGCACTCGTTGGATTGGCGAGTCTATCGACTACATCGCATTGGccaccaccatcatggcTATCGTCAAAGAGTGGGGAGTTATTCAAATGAAAGACATGAAGTCGAAACTTGGCGTTCTAGGAATGCGCTGGCAGATGAAGGTGCTGGCGAAAGTCTGCCGTTTTCTTAATCAGAGGGGTGTCATCCAGTACGTCGCCGCAAAGCTAGGAGAAAAAGTCTTCAAGGATTGTGTCAAGTACGTTAGGGATCTCAATTCTGAAGATTGGTCGCTGTACCTCTCGACAGGCAAGAGAAAGAGCAAGACCCCTCGAAACCCAGaccttgatggtcttgacGGAAACAAACAACTCATAGGGCAGGCTTCCAACGTTCCCGAGATATCGAAAGCACCGCCGTGGTCTCTGGACAAACCGGTTCCTGTTATAATTGCGGAAATGGCGAAACAACTAGGCGATACTGGGCTTACGAACCCTGATGTATATGCCTTGACGCTGGGTCCTTCATACAGTCGACACCTCTCCTCAATGACTACTGCATTATCCGTGCCTGAATTGCAGCCGCCTCATCTAGCCCACTTTCAGATCTATAGCGAGCACACAAGATCCGGAAAAGTAGCATCCTATCGATACTTTGCACCAAATGACCTACCGGACCCTCCGACAATGATGGACACCACAGATCAGCCATCAGTTACTGATAGTTACGGTTTCCCTCCTGTTCAGCCTACAGTATCATCATCTGAAGCTTCACCGACACTGGCTGAACTGTGCAATATGGGCATGGCCCGCCGTACAACCAAAGGTCGTCCTAAAAAGCCCAAGGCTAAAAAGGAAAAGCCTGTGCCTGCTCCAAAGAAAAAGGCAGGCCGGAAACGCCGTGAAGAGACGTCGGAAATCCACACACAATCTGACGTTGCTGTAGAGGCTAGGAAGCCTCAGGAAGTCGCTGTTCCTCAAGAGATTGTTGTCTCTCAAGAAGCCGTTACGCCTCGAGAAGCTGCCCCCACACAGGCACAAGAAAAAACGGCTAAAGAACCAGAAAACCCCCCTCAAGAGATTCCGAAACATGTTGAAGCTACTCAAACAGAAAATGACGGCACAAAACAGCAGAATGCAGCACTCGAGCCAGAAAAGGTCGACGAGCTTATGGTGACACTCAAAGTGCCCCCATATGTCCTCAAAGAACCCCCAGAAGCACCACAGGCAGCTCTAATAACCCCTATGCGGCCGACCCGAACTAGGTCAACAAGGTCTTCAGCTAAGAAACCCGAAACAGAATTCACGGAAACAACTGCCGAAAATGAGGAGTCGCAAACGCAGGAAAGCATCAGTAGTGAGCCGAAGGAGGATTGCTCGAACGAGCAGCTAGTAAGTGGGAGGAAACGCGGCCGTCCAAAGAAGGGTGAagtgagaaagaagagaaacgaAGAACAGCCTGATGGGATCCCGACCCCTTCAAAATCTTGGGTATGTGAAAAATGTGGGAAGGCATGGAAGAATGATAATGGACTACTGTATCATCTTACCAAATCCCGGACGGCGTGCAATCCATCATTTGAGGAACCTGTCGTGACGCCAGCCCAGCGTGGGAGGAAGAGAGCTGCTCCAGAAATGGAAGTAGAGGAACAGACCAACGCAACCCCTATCACCGACAAACCGCAAGACGAGGaaggagaggaagaagaagaggtcaCTGCGGAGGACAACACAGAACCTCCCAACGAGGAAGACAACGATCAAGAGACAGGCTCGGACAAGCACATGGAAAAGAAacagcaagacaaagaaTCTAGCCTCGTACGTGAGGATGAGCCAACACCGAAACGAGTATCAACAATGCGTGGCCCTGTTGCTGCTCGCCCAACATGGTCCTCAAGACCAACAGTCAGCTTCAAAGTGCACTCGAACACAGAACTTCGTCGACCTCCAGTTACCATGTTCAATTCGCCGAGGCAATCTTCCCTTTTGAACGGAACCAATGGGGCCCTTGTTCAAGGCGAGAACAGTCAACTACGACCGATTCTAGGGTCTTTAAATCGGTTCAATCTGCCTGGAGGTTCCCAGAAAACACACGGCCTCAAATCTGAAAGAAATGGATCCCAGCTGCCCACAACTTCTTACCAAGAACAACCCAAGTCTTCGCAGCCTGGGACTAATGAAACACCTAGCAAATCTGGCTCTGTGGCCAAGGccaaaacaccaacaacCGTTGGCACCCCGCTCTCCAAGGCTGTTATGAACAGCCGCATCTCCCAGATCGTTCAAGGCATTTTGGAGGAGCAACAAGGTGTCTTCCCGGGTGGCAAATCCTTGTGGACGGCTATTACTCTTCGATGGACAGAATCCTACTCGGAAGTAGCGCCGCAAATCCGTACATATCAGGCTGCTGTCCGAGAATTGCTGAAGAACAAGAGCGCAGCTGAGCATTGGCTCACTTTTCGCAGCAAGAAGGGCGTGACCGAGAAGTGTCATATCATTGTCCGACCTGAAATCGATCCATTTTCCCCAGAAGCTGAAAAGGTGGTGGAAAAGATCAAAGATGCCCACCCAGACCCATATCTTCCCCCTCCATTTGATGCTCAAGTTGACAGCGACTTGCTAAAACGTGGTCGCCGAGATCTTCCAGAAGAGGTTGAGATGCTCGATGCCCCTGTCTATGTTGCACGGGCTGCTCAGAAGCGGGCCGCCCAGGACGAGTATGACGACGACGGTGATGATTTTCCGCCGCCCCAAAAACGAGGTCGAAAACGCAAGAGTATGTTTCCAGAAGGGCGCCCTTCGAAATCGAGAGCATATCAAAACGAAATGGGAGAGCCAATGCGTTATGAACACTTTGAGTCCTCCCAAGGCGCTCCTGAGGCCCTTCAGTTTCTTGACCCTAACACGTTtctggatgaagatgatgttgagggATCAGAGCATTACTTTAGCAACAGGTTTGGCACTGCGTGGCAACAAGGGTTCTCAGCTCATCCGTCTAGCGAGATTGTTTTTGATAAACCGATTATAGTATCTGGCTACGATGGTATTTGGCCGTATATTACCCCTCAGGATTTTGAGATGCAGGGTGCCAGCTACACCTTGAAGGGGTGGATGCCCGATAGCAACTGGTTCGCTTGGTCGTCAATGATAGATATGATAGACCGGAAAGCGCACTCGCTCAATCGCCAGAGCCTCCAACGGGACGGCAGACTCAGCCAGTATCAGTCTTTTGTGGCGCGAACATATATCTGCACTGACCTTGAGCGTGCATGGTCAGATTCTTTCATTCACGCACCACCTGGAGCGGCAGGCCCTTATAACATTTTCGTCTCATTCTTTAGTGAGGCTGGCGACGAAACTATCGAGACTCCCACAGTTTCCTGGCCTTCAGTATGGCAGCTTACGCCGAAGTCGTTCTCCGAAAACGTTCCGGACCGTGCTTTGCTTGTGGACGCCtctgacgaggaggaggatgaggacgacgacaGTTCCGAATGGCCAAGTTTCCCCGCGTTTTTACAAAAACCAGGATACAGAATTTCTCGAGCTCGCCGCAGAGGCCGAGGTGGTCGACCTCGAGGTTCCGGTAGCCGACTGCGAGCATCCGCTCGACAAACGCCACAGCAACCGAGAGTCAAACGTGTGCGCCTCGTTACACGAGCTTTGATGTCCCTTCCCGAGAATACGGACCAACCACCAAGTCAAATCGATCCCGCGCCTTTAATCCGTGGAGAGGAGGCAGAGCGTCTCCTCGCTGCATTGGTTGCTGTACGCGTGTTGCTAGGCGGAGCCGACAAATCTATTGATTGGGGTCTCTTGCTCAAGCTTTTCCCCGATCTCTCTATTAAAGACATGCGTCGATTTTGGGTTGACGCTCGCAGAGATCAGGGTGCATATACCAGAAAGCTTACCAAGGATTTCCAGGATCGATTCATAATTGCTTACTCTAAGAACGAGCTGCCGGAAATCGACTTTGAGGACCCCATGGACTATGACTGGTACAGTTTGATTGACTGGACACTCGAGCTCCCCAGACGAAGAGGCATTGATCTTCCAGCAACGAGGGTTGCTCTGGAAAATGACTTTACCTTTCAGGACGTCACTCCtcacgatgaagaagacccTCGGGAGAAATTCTACAATCCCCAAACATCTGTTTTCGCTCGCTTTGAGGCTATCGCTACTCCaactgttgttgctgttgaaaAGATGCTCAGTGGACCCAATGTTGAGCACATCGAAATCACTGAAAATGACATTGCAAGGTCTTGGGTACGATCCTTGTGCTGCACAGATGAGAGCCGTTACACAGTGGAGCAGATCAAGCATAAATTCTCTACCTTAGCAGGTGGTGACCAGGATAAGATCAACTTATTACTGAAGGAGGCCATCGACGCTCTGACACAGCAACGCATCATCTGTAAAAGCAAAAGGCCGCCGCTTTCTGGGAGACCTTTTAGACTTAACGAGCAATTTGGGCATGTGCTTTCGAAGCTTGCGCAACGAACCAAGTACAAGGACGCAGCTGATTTCAAAACGCAGCTGGATGCCACTTTCCGTCGTGGTGAGGCCTATCGAATCCCTTTCACACTCAATGACGGGTCGGTAATGGCGTTGATAAATCTCAATGCGAGTGAAAGGATCAGGCTGGTTCCGGTCAACGTACCTCACATTCCCTTGGGTTTTAAGCCTGGCCAGTACGAGATGCGCAAGCTGGAGAAATCACTCTATTCTCACGATCTTGAAGCGGTCCCCACGGACTTGTACAAGTATGACGAAGAGATCGATGTGCTCCGCAAGACCGTCTTCGAAGGACCTCCAGCCGCAGGCAAAGACAAAAATAGCGTGCTTCCGCAATGGGTTGACTTCTTTGGACGCCGGGAAGGGGAACGGTGGATGGATGTACTGGGTGCTTTCTGCTTTGTGTACGCGAACAGAGGTCTATTGACGATCGAAGGTGTATGCAATGCCCTGAAGCCAGTTCTCGAGGAGTTCGAGGCTAAGCTCATCATGGATTGGGGTGTAAAAACAGGCGTGCTCAAGTACTCAGAAGAAGGTCTGGGACTCATGGTAGGAGAGTGGTGGTGGCTGGCTGTCCCTTGGCAATGGGGGCGACAGTTTAAGCACACAGGCTACAATGAGAGTATGGATTAG